A window of the Lactuca sativa cultivar Salinas chromosome 5, Lsat_Salinas_v11, whole genome shotgun sequence genome harbors these coding sequences:
- the LOC111887913 gene encoding uncharacterized protein LOC111887913, whose protein sequence is MELAAGKSGFLRNVVVRFLLFSLLVVGVRFAYVITIRGESCSFGDDFCFFSSTSPENQNLVTAAGGHLDSSSSVTLNPIAAATPEVHKRVMFYITVFQDLIVDGFLSTKSKSLCVETPVGEDVYALKEIGVDDSVGIYKKASKPLVINGLGHKHPFKDNTFDFIFSGNGALDRSDKAAEFAAEVGRTLKPEGYAVIHTSSIDTYSFNSFIRLFNCCKFVHSRHMDGFDPDMPHIHEIVMKKIVDIKIREKTDSSLSNRCSVPGYKQDLLKKAEPLIETEPLKPWITLKRNIENVKYLPSMADINFKQRYVYVDVGARSYGSSIVSWFKKQYPKQNKTFDIYAIEADKHFHDQYQSKKGVKLLPYAAWVKNESLVFEINQTPGDENVEKGRGMGRIQPVKSGGGIVGSVDVIQGFDFANWLKNTVTEKDFVVMKMDVEGTEFDLIPKLIETGAICLIDEVFLECHYNRWQKCCPGVRSPKYQKTYGQCLDLFKSLRQRGVLVHQWW, encoded by the coding sequence ATGGAACTCGCCGCCGGTAAATCCGGCTTCCTCCGAAACGTTGTGGTTCGCTTTTTGTTATTTTCCCTTCTCGTCGTTGGCGTCCGATTTGCTTATGTCATTACCATCAGAGGCGAATCATGCAGCTTCGGTGATGATTTCTGTTTCTTCTCTTCAACCTCGCCGGAAAATCAAAACCTGGTCACCGCAGCCGGAGGACACCTTGACTCTTCCTCTTCCGTGACCCTCAACCCTATCGCCGCCGCCACGCCAGAGGTCCACAAACGTGTGATGTTTTATATCACCGTGTTTCAGGATCTGATCGTCGATGGGTTCCTTTCGACGAAATCGAAATCTCTATGTGTCGAAACACCCGTCGGTGAAGACGTATATGCTCTGAAAGAGATCGGCGTCGATGATTCCGTCGGAATCTACAAAAAAGCATCGAAACCTTTAGTAATCAATGGGTTAGGGCATAAGCATCCTTTTAAGGACAACACATTCGATTTTATATTTTCCGGTAACGGAGCTTTGGACAGATCTGACAAGGCGGCGGAGTTCGCGGCGGAGGTTGGACGGACGCTTAAACCCGAAGGGTATGCCGTCATCCACACTTCTTCCATAGATACATATAGTTTCAATTCTTTCATTCGTTTATTCAATTGTTGCAAGTTCGTACATTCTCGTCATATGGATGGATTCGATCCTGACATGCCCCACATTCATGAAATCGTAATGAAGAAGATAGTCGACATCAAAATTAGAGAAAAAACCGACAGTAGTCTAAGCAATCGGTGCTCAGTTCCTGGGTATAAACAAGATCTGTTAAAGAAAGCCGAACCTCTGATTGAAACAGAACCACTGAAACCATGGATTACCCTGAAGAGAAACATCGAAAACGTCAAATACCTTCCATCAATGGCGGACATCAATTTCAAGCAAAGGTACGTGTATGTAGACGTGGGAGCTCGTAGCTATGGCTCCAGTATCGTTAGCTGGTTCAAAAAACAGTacccaaaacaaaacaaaaccttCGACATATACGCCATTGAAGCAGATAAGCATTTCCACGATCAATACCAATCCAAAAAAGGCGTCAAATTACTACCCTATGCTGCCTGGGTGAAGAACGAGAGCTTGGTTTTTGAGATTAATCAAACCCCAGGTGATGAAAACGTTGAGAAAGGAAGAGGAATGGGTAGGATTCAGCCTGTGAAATCTGGTGGTGGGATTGTGGGCTCTGTTGATGTTATTCAAGGGTTTGATTTTGCAAATTGGTTGAAGAACACAGTGACAGAGAAAGATTTTGTGGTGATGAAGATGGACGTTGAAGGGACTGAATTCGATTTGATCCCAAAATTGATTGAAACAGGTGCGATTTGTTTGATTGATGAAGTGTTTCTTGAATGCCATTACAATCGGTGGCAGAAATGTTGCCCAGGTGTGAGGAGTCCAAAGTATCAGAAGACGTATGGGCAGTGTTTAGATCTGTTTAAATCTTTGAGACAACGTGGTGTTCTTGTTCATCAATGGTGGTGA